In the genome of Acidobacteriota bacterium, the window ACGGCCGCGTCCTCCACGTTCACCCCCGCCGCCATGGCCAGGGTCATCACGGCGATCACGGTGTCCCCCGCGCCGGTGACGTCGAACACCTCCCGTGCGACGGTGGGGAAACGCCGGTGGAAACCGGACGCCCGGAACAGCGACAACCCCTCCTCCCCGAGGGTGATGACCAGGTTGTCGGCCCGGGTCTTCTTGAGCACCGCCTCGGCGGCCTGGCGGAGCGTGCGGTCGTCGCGGACCTCGATGCCGGCCGCCGCCGCGGCTTCCTTCTTGTTGGGCGTCAGGAGGGTCGCCGGCGTGTACATGGAAAAGTCCCGGGACTTCGGGTCGATGGCCACGAGGCGTCCCGCCCGCTGTGCCGTGGGGAGGACGGCGGCCAGCAGTTTCTCGTTGATCAACCCCTTGCCGTAGTCCGACACCAGGACCGCCTCCACCTCCTCCAGGTGGTTCTGCACGAACAAAACCACCTTCTTGAACAGCTCCACCGACATCGGCTGGGTCACCTCGCGGTCCACCCGGCAGACCTGCTGGTGGCCCGCGATGATCCGGGTCTTGGTGACG includes:
- the rfaE1 gene encoding D-glycero-beta-D-manno-heptose-7-phosphate kinase, producing the protein MPRNESLFNPVYEQIRMFRGKRILVIGDIILDHFIRGAVDRISPEAPVPVVAMRSEEYHLGGAGNVAANIRALGGVPVLLGVIGNDPSGERVVQEMERLKLSSGGVLIDLGKPTVTKTRIIAGHQQVCRVDREVTQPMSVELFKKVVLFVQNHLEEVEAVLVSDYGKGLINEKLLAAVLPTAQRAGRLVAIDPKSRDFSMYTPATLLTPNKKEAAAAAGIEVRDDRTLRQAAEAVLKKTRADNLVITLGEEGLSLFRASGFHRRFPTVAREVFDVTGAGDTVIAVMTLAMAAGVNVEDAAVMANHAAGIVVGKLGTAVVQPEELALSLTR